One window of the Nocardia huaxiensis genome contains the following:
- a CDS encoding MFS transporter has product MDPLHHRRRPGHPGAGVVTVLAKFRGFDTAAQLLMVNQFGINLGFYMLMPYLAGYLSGPLGLAAWAVGLVLGVRNFSQQGMFLLGGTLADRLGYKPLIVAGCLLRTGGFALLVFAESLPGLLIASAATGFAGALFNPAVRAYLAAEAGERRVEAFAVFNIFYQAGILAGPLVGLALMALNFRVTAGAAAAVFAVLTIAQLFALPARRAAAPAEPTSVLEDWRTIVSNRRFVAFAAAMIGSYVLSFQVYLALPLQAEYLAGQDSRTITSAIFVVSGVVAVAGQLRITAWLRARWGTGRSLVAGMALLAGSFVPLVIIPTSTVFGVQAAIGALLLSAALLAVGTAAVFPFEMDTVVELAGNRLVATHYGFYNTIVGIGILIGNLATGAVVGAARAAHADWAIWLGLTLIGAAAAWALHLLDTGSRQPAAVANR; this is encoded by the coding sequence CTGGACCCGCTGCACCACCGTCGTCGACCCGGCCACCCTGGGGCGGGCGTCGTGACGGTCCTGGCGAAGTTCCGCGGCTTCGACACCGCCGCCCAGCTGCTCATGGTCAACCAGTTCGGCATCAATCTCGGCTTCTACATGCTGATGCCGTACCTGGCCGGATACCTCTCGGGCCCACTGGGTTTGGCGGCCTGGGCGGTCGGCCTGGTGCTGGGCGTGCGCAATTTCTCCCAGCAGGGCATGTTCCTGCTCGGCGGCACCCTCGCCGACCGGCTCGGCTACAAGCCGCTCATCGTGGCCGGATGTCTGTTGCGCACGGGTGGTTTCGCGTTGCTGGTATTCGCCGAATCCCTGCCCGGCCTGCTCATCGCCTCGGCCGCAACCGGATTCGCGGGCGCGCTGTTCAATCCGGCGGTGCGCGCCTATCTGGCCGCCGAAGCCGGAGAGCGGCGGGTGGAGGCGTTCGCCGTCTTCAATATCTTCTACCAGGCGGGCATTCTCGCCGGACCGCTGGTCGGACTCGCCCTGATGGCCTTGAATTTCCGGGTCACCGCGGGTGCGGCGGCCGCGGTGTTCGCAGTGCTGACCATCGCGCAATTGTTCGCGTTGCCCGCCCGCCGCGCGGCTGCACCCGCCGAGCCCACCTCGGTGCTGGAGGACTGGCGCACCATCGTGTCCAATCGCCGTTTCGTGGCCTTCGCAGCGGCCATGATCGGCTCGTACGTGCTGTCCTTCCAGGTGTATCTGGCGCTGCCCCTGCAAGCGGAATACCTTGCGGGACAGGACTCCCGGACCATCACCTCGGCCATCTTCGTGGTCTCCGGCGTGGTCGCCGTGGCCGGGCAGCTACGCATCACCGCCTGGCTGCGGGCGCGTTGGGGCACCGGCCGGAGTCTGGTGGCCGGCATGGCGCTGCTGGCCGGGTCCTTCGTGCCACTCGTCATCATCCCGACATCCACGGTTTTCGGTGTCCAGGCGGCGATCGGCGCCCTGCTGCTGAGCGCCGCGCTGCTGGCTGTCGGCACCGCGGCGGTCTTCCCCTTCGAGATGGACACCGTCGTCGAGCTCGCCGGAAACCGGCTCGTGGCAACCCACTACGGGTTCTACAACACGATCGTCGGCATCGGCATCCTGATCGGAAACCTCGCCACCGGAGCGGTCGTCGGTGCGGCTCGCGCCGCGCATGCCGACTGGGCGATCTGGCTCGGCCTCACCCTGATCGGCGCGGCAGCGGCCTGGGCGCTGCACCTGCTCGACACCGGCAGCCGGCAACCCGCGGCGGTCGCGAACCGGTAG
- a CDS encoding PLP-dependent cysteine synthase family protein gives MDKVVLDKLALSGELLVAAPGAAREPRALVGNTPVLWVGEPFAPADRGFWAKLEGFNPGGMKDRPALRMVRRAKERGDLAPGARIVESTSGTLGLGLALAGLVYGHPVTVVTDPGLEPIVARMLAAYGARVELVAQPHPIGGWQQARRDRVAELLAAEPDSWCPDQYSNPDNVAGYESLALELIDQLGGVDVLVCAVGTGGHSAGVARVLRRFNPDLTLIGVDTVSSTIFGQPAAARLMRGLGSSIHPRNVDYPAFAEIHWVAPAEAVWACRTLAATHHASGGWSVGAVALVAGWAARTHAPGTRIAAVFPDGPHRYFDTVYNDDYCREHGLLHAIAPTEPDRIAHPAERHVHAWTRCTTVVDPATLGRAS, from the coding sequence ATGGACAAAGTTGTGCTGGACAAACTCGCCCTCTCCGGGGAACTGCTGGTGGCCGCGCCCGGCGCGGCCCGCGAGCCGCGCGCCCTGGTCGGCAATACGCCGGTGCTGTGGGTCGGCGAACCCTTCGCGCCGGCCGATCGCGGATTCTGGGCCAAACTCGAAGGATTCAACCCCGGTGGCATGAAGGACCGGCCCGCCCTGCGCATGGTGCGGCGCGCGAAGGAACGCGGCGACCTCGCGCCGGGCGCGCGCATCGTCGAATCCACCAGCGGCACCCTGGGATTGGGGCTCGCCCTGGCCGGTCTGGTGTACGGGCACCCGGTGACGGTGGTGACCGATCCGGGCCTGGAACCCATTGTGGCGCGCATGCTGGCCGCCTACGGGGCGCGGGTGGAGCTGGTCGCCCAGCCGCATCCGATCGGCGGCTGGCAGCAGGCGCGCCGCGATCGCGTCGCCGAACTGCTTGCCGCCGAACCCGATTCGTGGTGCCCGGACCAGTACAGCAACCCCGACAATGTGGCCGGCTACGAATCGCTGGCCCTGGAGCTGATCGATCAGCTCGGGGGAGTGGATGTGCTGGTGTGCGCGGTCGGCACCGGCGGCCACTCGGCCGGCGTGGCGCGCGTGCTGCGCCGATTCAATCCCGACCTGACGCTCATCGGCGTGGATACGGTGTCCTCCACCATCTTCGGCCAGCCCGCCGCCGCCCGCCTCATGCGCGGCCTCGGCTCCAGCATCCACCCGCGTAATGTGGACTACCCGGCCTTCGCCGAAATCCACTGGGTCGCACCGGCGGAAGCCGTGTGGGCCTGCCGCACCCTGGCCGCCACCCATCACGCCAGCGGCGGCTGGAGCGTCGGCGCGGTGGCCCTGGTCGCGGGCTGGGCGGCTCGCACCCACGCGCCGGGCACCCGGATCGCGGCGGTCTTCCCCGACGGCCCGCACCGCTACTTCGACACCGTCTACAACGACGACTACTGCCGGGAACACGGTCTGCTGCACGCCATTGCGCCCACCGAACCCGACCGGATAGCGCATCCGGCCGAACGGCACGTGCACGCCTGGACCCGCTGCACCACCGTCGTCGACCCGGCCACCCTGGGGCGGGCGTCGTGA
- a CDS encoding BlaI/MecI/CopY family transcriptional regulator, producing MGARGFGDLEAVVIERIWDRDDKTTVREVYDELAAEREIAYTTVMSTMDNLHRKGWLERERAGKAYRYWPTLTREEYGARLMREALGSGGRSDLVLAHFVEQMSAEESEGLRAALRKFTRTKRD from the coding sequence GTGGGTGCGCGAGGCTTCGGCGACCTGGAAGCGGTCGTCATCGAGCGGATTTGGGACCGGGACGACAAGACCACGGTCCGCGAGGTGTACGACGAACTCGCCGCGGAGCGGGAGATCGCGTACACGACGGTCATGTCCACCATGGACAATCTGCACCGCAAGGGGTGGCTGGAGCGTGAGCGCGCGGGCAAGGCGTACCGCTACTGGCCGACGCTCACGCGGGAGGAATACGGTGCGCGGCTCATGCGCGAGGCGCTGGGCAGCGGCGGCCGATCCGACCTGGTGCTGGCGCATTTCGTGGAGCAGATGAGCGCCGAGGAGTCGGAGGGGCTGCGCGCGGCGCTGCGCAAGTTCACCCGCACCAAACGCGACTGA
- a CDS encoding multicopper oxidase family protein: MAHQQPPLSASLSRRGFLLAGSGAAAALALAACTKDSGTALIEPDSTEVRDAEQARRAANATVRNVSLRSTPATVDLGGVRVDTWTYGSGLPGPEIRVRKGEVLRAELTNALPEPTTVHWHGIALRNDMDGVPDLTQPAVAAGSTFGYEFTVPDSGTYFYHSHVGVQLDRGLYGPLIVEDPDDGSDYDVEAVVVLDDWLDGTDGRTPDRQLQQLREQGMDDMDMGGMGHGGMAMSADPNQPLGADGGDVTYPHFLINGRLGSDPVSFTARPGQRMRLRIINAAADTAFRVAVGGHRLRITHSDGFPVQPVTGASVLVGMGERYDAVIELGDGVFPLVASAESKDGQALAVIRTGAGAPPAANVRPAELDSPPLTEEQFTAAESARLPQRAPDRTLEVALGSDDQKYLWTINGRAYPDHAPLEIAAGERIRLRFTNRTMMYHPMHVHGHTYQVVTPTGTGPRKDTSIVLPMHTVEADFDANNPGQWMLHCHNIYHAESGMMSVVSYTR, translated from the coding sequence ATGGCGCACCAGCAACCACCATTGTCGGCGTCCCTCTCGCGACGCGGATTCCTCCTCGCCGGTTCCGGCGCGGCAGCCGCGCTCGCGCTCGCAGCCTGCACGAAGGACAGCGGGACCGCCCTGATCGAACCCGACTCCACCGAGGTTCGCGATGCCGAGCAGGCCCGGCGTGCGGCGAATGCGACAGTCCGGAATGTCTCGCTGCGGTCCACACCGGCGACCGTGGATCTGGGCGGTGTACGGGTCGACACCTGGACCTATGGGAGCGGATTGCCCGGACCCGAGATCCGGGTCCGCAAGGGCGAAGTGCTGCGGGCCGAGCTGACGAACGCACTGCCCGAACCGACGACCGTGCACTGGCACGGGATCGCGCTGCGCAACGATATGGACGGCGTCCCCGACCTCACCCAGCCGGCCGTCGCGGCGGGCAGCACCTTCGGTTACGAGTTCACCGTGCCCGATTCCGGGACCTACTTCTACCACTCACATGTGGGCGTGCAGCTCGATCGCGGACTGTACGGTCCGCTCATCGTCGAAGACCCTGACGACGGCTCCGACTACGACGTGGAAGCCGTTGTGGTACTCGACGACTGGCTCGACGGGACCGACGGCCGCACTCCGGACCGGCAGCTCCAGCAGCTGCGGGAACAGGGGATGGACGACATGGACATGGGCGGTATGGGTCACGGCGGCATGGCCATGTCAGCCGATCCGAACCAGCCGCTCGGGGCCGACGGCGGCGACGTCACCTACCCGCACTTCCTGATCAATGGCCGGCTCGGCAGCGATCCGGTGAGCTTCACCGCGCGGCCCGGCCAGCGGATGCGCTTGCGCATCATCAATGCGGCGGCCGACACCGCCTTCCGCGTGGCGGTCGGCGGGCATCGATTGCGGATCACCCACAGCGATGGCTTTCCGGTGCAACCAGTCACCGGCGCGAGCGTGCTCGTCGGCATGGGTGAACGCTACGACGCCGTCATCGAGCTCGGTGACGGGGTGTTCCCACTGGTGGCTTCCGCGGAGAGCAAGGACGGCCAAGCCCTCGCCGTCATCCGGACCGGAGCCGGAGCCCCGCCCGCGGCGAATGTGCGCCCGGCCGAGCTGGATTCGCCGCCCCTCACCGAAGAGCAGTTCACAGCAGCCGAGTCCGCGCGCCTGCCGCAGCGCGCACCGGACCGGACGCTCGAGGTGGCACTCGGCTCCGACGACCAGAAGTACCTCTGGACCATCAACGGAAGGGCCTACCCGGACCATGCCCCGCTGGAAATCGCCGCGGGCGAACGAATCCGGCTTCGCTTCACGAACCGAACGATGATGTACCACCCCATGCACGTCCACGGCCACACCTACCAGGTGGTCACCCCCACCGGTACCGGCCCCCGCAAGGACACCTCGATCGTGCTCCCCATGCACACCGTGGAAGCCGACTTCGACGCGAACAACCCCGGCCAGTGGATGCTGCACTGCCACAACATCTATCACGCCGAATCCGGAATGATGAGCGTCGTCTCCTACACCAGATGA
- a CDS encoding ACT domain-containing protein: protein MTGSQRLRIVPSQFVVEHLPNSTFPEDDEWIALVRAPEGLTVIREAPPWGDGERWKGFYGDSAHGLDTPGMLAALIGPLADSGIPVFVASTYHADLVLVPDHRLEEAAAVLKDAGHRLAE, encoded by the coding sequence ATGACCGGCAGCCAGCGTTTGCGCATTGTCCCGTCCCAGTTCGTGGTCGAGCATCTGCCGAACTCCACCTTTCCGGAGGACGACGAGTGGATCGCGTTGGTGCGGGCGCCTGAGGGGCTCACCGTGATTCGGGAGGCGCCGCCGTGGGGAGATGGGGAGCGGTGGAAGGGGTTTTACGGGGACAGTGCGCATGGGCTGGACACGCCGGGGATGCTGGCGGCGCTCATCGGGCCGCTGGCCGATTCCGGGATCCCGGTGTTCGTGGCCTCGACCTATCACGCTGATCTGGTGCTGGTGCCGGATCATCGGCTGGAGGAGGCGGCGGCGGTGTTGAAGGACGCGGGGCATCGGCTCGCGGAATAG
- a CDS encoding TIGR02452 family protein yields MTSSPKQIAAENERIADEGGYQNRHGTFVDLRAALAAARAGTVSYASDCPPFTESLGPLAGAAEVTAEGSMAAARRLYEDGGKSVAVLNFASARNPGGGYLRGARAQEEDLCRSALLYRCLLEAPDYYAAHRASSDLRYSHRVIFSPRVPVVRDERYALLDEPFPVSFLTSPAPNAGQLALHAGGPVPVREQLAVRADRVLAVAAHHGVRQLVLGAWGCGVFRNDPGEVAAAFEQALGRRGAAFERVVFAIWDRSPVSANRQAFAARFSAAVG; encoded by the coding sequence ATGACAAGTAGTCCAAAGCAGATCGCCGCCGAGAACGAGCGGATCGCGGACGAGGGCGGATATCAGAACCGGCACGGAACGTTCGTGGATCTACGTGCGGCGTTGGCCGCAGCGCGGGCCGGGACCGTGTCCTACGCCTCCGATTGCCCGCCGTTCACCGAGTCGCTCGGGCCGCTGGCCGGTGCGGCCGAAGTGACCGCGGAGGGCAGTATGGCCGCGGCGCGGCGGCTGTACGAGGACGGCGGGAAGTCCGTTGCCGTATTGAATTTCGCGTCGGCGCGGAATCCGGGCGGCGGGTATCTGCGGGGCGCCCGGGCGCAGGAGGAGGATCTCTGCCGGAGCGCGCTGTTGTATCGCTGCCTGTTGGAAGCACCGGATTACTATGCGGCGCACCGGGCTTCGAGCGATCTGCGATACAGCCATCGGGTGATCTTCTCGCCGCGGGTTCCGGTGGTGCGGGATGAGCGGTACGCGTTGCTGGATGAGCCGTTTCCGGTGTCGTTTCTGACTTCGCCTGCGCCCAATGCGGGTCAGCTGGCCTTGCACGCGGGCGGGCCGGTGCCGGTCCGGGAGCAGTTGGCGGTGCGCGCGGATCGCGTGCTGGCCGTCGCGGCTCATCACGGGGTGCGGCAGTTGGTGCTCGGAGCGTGGGGCTGCGGGGTCTTCCGCAATGATCCCGGCGAGGTGGCCGCGGCCTTCGAGCAGGCGCTGGGCCGACGTGGGGCCGCCTTCGAGCGGGTGGTGTTCGCGATCTGGG